The Leptospira andrefontaineae genomic sequence TACTACGAACGGAAAAACTTTCCGCAAGTATTTCAGCTTTAACTACGGTAAATTGGAGAATGCGAACGGCGTTCTTCCTTACGTAGCAAACGGTGTAATGGATGAAGCGCAGATGCTTCCATTCTTAGGAAAAGCGATCCAGAAATATACTACTGGTGCTTTCAAAGTTAAGGATGCAACCGGAGTTCCTCGTACTTTCCAAGAATTCTTATTAGGAATGCCTGATTTTCCTAAGAAAAAATTCTTTGAGAATGGACAATGGACCATCGGCGAAGCTTGTATGAGACAAGACGGTAAGATGTCCGGTAACGCAAACGAAGCTGCATTTAAGGATTTCGATTATATTCCTGTGTTCGGAGCTAAATCTGGCGGAGCAGGAAGAGGATATTGTTGGGTAAGGCACCCTGATTGCGTGACAGACAACGGACCTCCTTTTCATCCTAAAAAAAGAAATGGGATAGATAGAGACCAATGGTGGAATATATACAATAGTAATAATTGTGGCCAAAACCAGAATAATGCGAATTATCCTCAGGCTTGTAAGAACTTATTCCATTGGAATGAGGCTGCTTGGAGTCTTTGTCATTATCCTACCGACGTGAAATCCTACAAAAACGGTGGATATACTTCTACTGTATTCTCTACATTTGGTAGACCGGAAGGAGATATTACATCAGCTGGAGAAGACTTATTAGATTGTGCATTCCCAGCATGTTTCTTCGATTCCTATCATATCGAAAAAATCGCTCCGGGACCATTCTCTAAATACAGCGCTATCTTGAACGTAGCTTCCGGTGGAATTGCAGACGGTAGTGCTGCGATTACCTTGGACGTATACGTAACGGATATGAGACTTCCTAAGTTCGTCCGATGCGGATCGAATAATGCAACTCATGGTTGTGCGGCAGGAACTGGAACCCAATTAGGAAACGTTGTTGCTGACTTAAAAGTGAACCCTGGCTCAGGAGCAGTAAATCCTGGATTGGGACTGGATCTAAAATCCAGATACACCGAAGTGGATCTTTTGGTTGTATCTCGTTTCGAGGATTGGTATGGAGCATTCAACGGACCAGGAGCTCTGCTCGTATTCAGAACTACTGCTAAGTTGAACTGGGATCCGGCAGTCGAGGGAGTTTTAAATCCGAACGGTTACGATTGGAATGACGTAAAACTTTCCAAACCACGTTTGGCCTTAGCTCGTACTCGTAACAATATGACTGTGACTTCCGACGGTTTGATCAATATGACCGTTAAGACTCCTTTCACTGTAAATGACGATTACTTCCCTGATAATCCTAGCATCGCACAGATACTCTCGAATTCGAATAACTTCTTCATTCGTCCATGGGCAAACCCATTACATATGTCTTTAGCTGGTTTATATCCTGGAGAAGATACTTCCGACTTCATGTATACGGCTCCAATGACTTACATTCATGGTAGTGAAGGTTTTAACACTATCATCGAAGCTCTCGTAGGTAGAGAAGAGTTGAGTAATATGGCGAACCTGACTGTGGATCAAGTAAAACAGATCATCACACAATATATGCTCAGAGATATCGTACAAAGGATTGCTCCGAACGTTCTGAACTCAGTGATTGCTGACTTAAGAGATACTGGAGTAACTATTACTTTACCAAGTTATCTTCCTGCTCCTCTTGGAAACTTCCCATTAACAGTGAAGTTCAAACTGAATACGGATGCAGCAATCAAACATGATGGAACCAATAAAGGTCTTGTGACTTCTTTGGACTTTGCGTTCACAAGCGGTTATAACCCTCCTGGCGGACTAAGGACCCAATCCGGAAAATCCGGAATGGTTACCACAAGAACTTGGAGTGCTGCGAATCCGCCTCCTTCTACTTATCAGTTCAGCCAATCTGCTGCGAACCCTGGGTTCTTGATCTCTATGCATACTGACACTATCTCTCAGGCTGCATTCCATTTATGGCAGAGAAGGGGATTGGATATCGTTCTGAATAAGGCATTCATCGATGGAATGAACGCATTTGCAGGAGCAGATCCTCTATTCGCATTAACCACTTCTTTCTTAAAGGCTTCTCCTTTGGTTACGATCCTTGTGCCAGGAAGAAACAAACTACAAGGTTTGAACGGTTCCAACGCGATTGCACCTCCGGTAAAATCTTTTGATGATATCGATATGGTGATGTCTCCTATCCATGCACCTAACGTGAAGTTCAAACCTATGAC encodes the following:
- a CDS encoding Ig-like domain-containing protein, with the translated sequence MKRIFLGKISRGLEMNLKNIKVSNVDKGIKLAILSILWAGVLVGCSPEKMKGFAMSDVFDLGFFSGGRIFGANPNLQPPYNSVDNDTAVLPVDFGSTSPQATLFINSTENVDRYKELEIRFSHPMNKTTVEANFTINGTTGNLSGPNPGGEFYWMSGQKLRFNPYRELKPAESYTITITPDAATIGGVALENYTITFRTGLDYSLTNKITQGSQYTLNGTNDMTFDQSAALTLASTYSNPVVGENYIQSVLLKKIGSNNSQDICTTAPCSMSGTISLNLSTSQVPPTVGGNTYYYEIATTNGKTFRKYFSFNYGKLENANGVLPYVANGVMDEAQMLPFLGKAIQKYTTGAFKVKDATGVPRTFQEFLLGMPDFPKKKFFENGQWTIGEACMRQDGKMSGNANEAAFKDFDYIPVFGAKSGGAGRGYCWVRHPDCVTDNGPPFHPKKRNGIDRDQWWNIYNSNNCGQNQNNANYPQACKNLFHWNEAAWSLCHYPTDVKSYKNGGYTSTVFSTFGRPEGDITSAGEDLLDCAFPACFFDSYHIEKIAPGPFSKYSAILNVASGGIADGSAAITLDVYVTDMRLPKFVRCGSNNATHGCAAGTGTQLGNVVADLKVNPGSGAVNPGLGLDLKSRYTEVDLLVVSRFEDWYGAFNGPGALLVFRTTAKLNWDPAVEGVLNPNGYDWNDVKLSKPRLALARTRNNMTVTSDGLINMTVKTPFTVNDDYFPDNPSIAQILSNSNNFFIRPWANPLHMSLAGLYPGEDTSDFMYTAPMTYIHGSEGFNTIIEALVGREELSNMANLTVDQVKQIITQYMLRDIVQRIAPNVLNSVIADLRDTGVTITLPSYLPAPLGNFPLTVKFKLNTDAAIKHDGTNKGLVTSLDFAFTSGYNPPGGLRTQSGKSGMVTTRTWSAANPPPSTYQFSQSAANPGFLISMHTDTISQAAFHLWQRRGLDIVLNKAFIDGMNAFAGADPLFALTTSFLKASPLVTILVPGRNKLQGLNGSNAIAPPVKSFDDIDMVMSPIHAPNVKFKPMTSAGVPKMRLYFTEMQLQIIAKKPTSCTGLVDEELTECQADTRANGYQQTLGTVRISFAADADFRFKMFSNPTNNPALANLNALQVILDPINNLDYAVEVLEGQTYNPFGLDPDGIKSVISPLVTTLVIPMVNSIMKEIPMPPDITFPKLINPAGTQSCAISAKSDKVQFFTLNSPQVADPYLLGGMRFVGQAVTDPASLIVCP